TTTTTGCCTGAAAACCGCCTGGGAAATGATCATGCGGCGTTAAAAGCGCGGCGCGAAATGCTCATTTACAGCCAGTAAACTTCGCTTTCGCACCGCGCTTTTGCCTTGCCTGATCATCCCCCAGGCAATTTTCCCTACGTCTCTCAGGCCTCGGCTTCGGCGCCTTTGTCGGCCAGTTCCATCCAGCCCGCCAGCACGGTGTAGGCCTCTTCCAGGCCCATGCGCTTGGGGGCCGAGAACAGTTGGATGGTGACGGCTTCGCCCCAGCCCTTGCGGATCTGCGACTGCACCTTGAGCAGGGTGTTCTTGGCCGCGCCGTAGGTCAGTTTGTCGGCCTTGGTCAGCAGGATGTGCATCGGCATGCCGCTGGCGACCGCCCAGTCCAGCATCAGCAGGTCGAAGTCGGTCATGGGATGACGGATATCCATCATCAGGATCAGGCCCTTAAGGCTCTCGCGGCTGCCCAGGTAGGCTTCCAGGTGACGCTGCCAGTGTTGCTTGAGCGGGATTGGCACTTTGGCGTAACCGTAGCCCGGCAGGTCGACCAGACGGCGATCGTCGTCTAGCTTGAAGAAGTTCAACAACTGCGTGCGACCCGGAGTTTTCGAGGTGCGTGCCAGGCTGGCGTGGGTCAGGGTGTTCAGGGCGCTGGATTTGCCGGCGTTGGAACGCCCGGCAAAGGCCACTTCGAAGCCTTCATCGTCAGGGCATTGATCGACTTTGGCGGCGCTGAGCATGAACGTAGCCTGTTGGCACAGACCGAGGATGGGGTTCTTGAGTTGCATGGGATTTCCGATTGGGGCGATGCCGAGAGTGGACGCGGCGAGCGGTGTCATTTCCGT
The DNA window shown above is from Pseudomonas protegens CHA0 and carries:
- the yihA gene encoding ribosome biogenesis GTP-binding protein YihA/YsxC; amino-acid sequence: MQLKNPILGLCQQATFMLSAAKVDQCPDDEGFEVAFAGRSNAGKSSALNTLTHASLARTSKTPGRTQLLNFFKLDDDRRLVDLPGYGYAKVPIPLKQHWQRHLEAYLGSRESLKGLILMMDIRHPMTDFDLLMLDWAVASGMPMHILLTKADKLTYGAAKNTLLKVQSQIRKGWGEAVTIQLFSAPKRMGLEEAYTVLAGWMELADKGAEAEA